A portion of the Marinobacter alexandrii genome contains these proteins:
- a CDS encoding Na/Pi cotransporter family protein: MEYGLFELLNLLGALGFFIYGMKVMSEGIQKVAGAKMRSILSSMTSNRFKGVFTGFTITSLVQSSSATTVLVVSFVNAGLLSLTESIGVIMGANIGTTITAWLISIVGFKVKIASYALPIIALGFPLMFFNRDKLKFWGEVLVGFALLFMGLALLKDSVPDLKANPEILEFLSRYTDLGYLSILLFVLIGTGLTVIVQSSSAAMALTLVMANNGWIPFELAAAMVLGENVGTTITANLAALVGNVHAKRAALSHLIFNIFGVLWILILIRPALNLVDWYLVSSGSNSPFASATSIPIALSIFHSTFNILNTLFLIWFVNFIAKTVTKAIKSTGEDEFSLEYISTGMMNTSELSIEEARKETVRMGEMTQKMSKQFQNLIIEDKPKKQKKLLKKIRDYEIITDRMEQEIGEYLMKVSSNGTLSNRSSIKVTSLLSSVNDLERIGDIFFQMSRDIERILKSEKKFKSKQVKNLQDMMMLIDEALKIMHGNLDSVETNNSLEPAMIIEEKIDALRNELRKDLTKDIKKDKYDPQRDGWYKDLFHLCEKVGDHAINVSEAMTGEKERELKEELESE, translated from the coding sequence ATGGAATACGGATTATTTGAACTGCTAAACCTGCTTGGAGCTCTTGGCTTTTTCATTTACGGGATGAAAGTAATGAGTGAGGGGATACAAAAAGTAGCAGGTGCCAAAATGCGAAGCATCCTTAGTTCGATGACTTCCAATCGATTTAAAGGTGTTTTCACTGGGTTTACCATTACAAGTCTCGTTCAATCTTCTTCAGCTACTACAGTGTTGGTCGTAAGCTTCGTAAATGCAGGACTACTGTCGCTCACAGAATCAATTGGAGTCATTATGGGTGCCAACATTGGCACAACCATAACCGCATGGCTAATTTCCATTGTTGGATTTAAAGTAAAAATAGCTAGCTACGCACTTCCAATAATTGCTCTGGGTTTTCCATTGATGTTTTTCAATCGAGATAAGCTGAAATTCTGGGGTGAAGTTTTAGTTGGTTTCGCCCTATTATTCATGGGACTAGCTCTCTTAAAGGATTCAGTTCCAGATCTCAAGGCAAATCCTGAAATTCTAGAATTTCTTAGTCGATATACCGACTTAGGCTACCTTTCAATTTTACTATTTGTTCTAATAGGCACAGGCCTTACTGTAATTGTACAATCTTCGAGTGCTGCAATGGCTCTTACATTGGTAATGGCCAATAATGGATGGATTCCATTTGAACTTGCAGCGGCAATGGTTCTAGGTGAAAACGTTGGAACAACAATTACTGCAAACCTTGCAGCACTTGTTGGAAATGTTCACGCAAAACGAGCAGCGCTATCGCATTTGATATTTAATATATTTGGTGTTCTTTGGATTCTAATCTTAATTCGACCAGCATTAAATCTTGTAGATTGGTATTTGGTTTCAAGTGGCTCAAATTCCCCTTTCGCATCTGCAACTAGCATTCCAATAGCACTCTCAATATTTCACTCAACGTTTAATATTCTCAATACTTTATTTCTTATATGGTTTGTGAATTTCATTGCAAAAACTGTAACGAAAGCTATTAAGTCTACTGGAGAGGATGAGTTCTCATTGGAATACATCAGCACGGGTATGATGAACACTTCTGAGCTATCAATTGAAGAAGCTAGAAAAGAGACTGTCCGAATGGGTGAAATGACCCAGAAAATGTCCAAACAATTTCAGAATCTAATAATAGAAGATAAGCCTAAAAAACAAAAGAAACTCCTGAAGAAGATTCGAGATTATGAAATTATAACTGACCGAATGGAACAAGAAATTGGAGAATATTTGATGAAAGTTTCATCTAATGGTACGTTGAGTAATAGAAGCTCTATTAAAGTAACGAGCCTTTTAAGTTCCGTTAATGATCTGGAGCGTATAGGAGATATATTTTTCCAGATGTCCCGAGATATTGAGCGAATCCTGAAAAGCGAAAAGAAATTCAAGAGCAAGCAAGTGAAAAACCTTCAGGACATGATGATGCTCATCGATGAAGCACTCAAAATTATGCATGGAAACCTTGACTCTGTTGAAACAAATAATTCCTTAGAGCCAGCTATGATTATAGAAGAGAAAATTGATGCCTTGAGAAATGAATTAAGAAAGGATTTAACAAAAGATATCAAAAAGGATAAGTACGATCCGCAAAGAGATGGCTGGTATAAGGACCTATTTCACCTCTGCGAAAAGGTGGGAGATCATGCCATTAATGTTTCTGAAGCAATGACAGGCGAAAAGGAACGTGAACTGAAAGAAGAATTGGAATCAGAATGA
- a CDS encoding Na/Pi symporter produces the protein MISNLLLSPDMGKRSYQTIIVIVISILVFLLSIELMGISIGELTGGMTDSISVVTANPFIGLFIGLLSTALLQSSSTTTSITVATVASGAISLQNAIPIVLGANIGTTITSTIISMSYISKQKEFRKAVAAGTSHDFFNILTALLLFPLEVNYRILEKLSGYISSGIHITGKSGIERSSGYGFTSIFENSTEWIVSKLGPIVALLIGIALLFTCIKFISKWLYKILIGRTKDRFENVVFKNKYRAFGWGLIITSIAQSSSLTTSLIVPLVATGKVKIKKAFQFIMGANIGTTITALLAAIFQSEAAISLAIVHLLFNLSGVILFFIIPYMSNLPIYLAKKMGIITMNIRLVGFAYILIAFFLLPFTLIYLSQTAEKTSDPVEITIED, from the coding sequence ATGATAAGCAACTTACTCTTGTCTCCTGACATGGGAAAACGTAGTTATCAAACCATAATAGTCATTGTCATCTCAATTCTAGTATTCTTACTATCAATAGAGTTGATGGGAATCTCCATTGGGGAGTTAACTGGTGGCATGACTGATAGCATCTCCGTAGTAACAGCCAATCCATTTATAGGATTGTTTATAGGATTATTATCTACTGCTCTACTTCAAAGTAGCTCTACAACTACTTCAATAACCGTGGCAACAGTGGCTTCTGGAGCAATTAGTCTTCAAAATGCTATACCAATTGTACTTGGTGCAAATATTGGAACCACCATCACCAGCACAATCATCTCCATGAGCTACATATCTAAGCAGAAAGAGTTTAGGAAAGCAGTAGCAGCGGGTACATCACATGATTTTTTTAACATTTTAACAGCATTGCTGCTATTCCCATTAGAGGTAAATTATCGGATACTTGAAAAATTGAGTGGATATATTTCATCAGGTATTCACATCACAGGAAAGTCTGGAATTGAGCGCTCCTCAGGTTATGGATTTACTTCTATATTCGAAAATTCTACTGAATGGATTGTTTCTAAATTGGGACCTATCGTTGCACTTTTGATAGGAATTGCACTTCTCTTTACGTGCATTAAGTTCATATCAAAATGGCTATACAAAATCCTGATTGGAAGAACCAAGGACCGTTTTGAAAATGTAGTATTCAAAAATAAGTATCGAGCATTTGGCTGGGGACTAATTATAACTTCAATAGCCCAATCAAGCTCATTAACTACATCACTCATTGTTCCTCTGGTAGCTACTGGGAAAGTAAAAATCAAAAAGGCTTTTCAATTTATCATGGGTGCCAACATTGGTACTACAATTACAGCTCTTTTAGCTGCAATTTTTCAATCAGAAGCAGCTATCAGCCTAGCTATTGTACATCTGCTTTTCAATTTAAGTGGAGTAATTCTCTTTTTTATAATTCCTTATATGTCCAATTTGCCAATATATCTAGCCAAAAAAATGGGAATAATTACCATGAACATTCGTCTTGTAGGCTTTGCGTATATTCTAATAGCTTTTTTCCTACTACCTTTTACATTGATATACCTTTCGCAAACAGCTGAAAAAACGTCAGATCCGGTAGAAATAACTATAGAAGATTAG
- a CDS encoding phage holin family protein, with the protein MASSTRKVIDNIVEFIEIKTEQIKLRIIARIASMLSGVIAISFIGFLSLFFLFFLSFAIAELINIGLESTYLGYLIIAGGYLLVIIVVFFLVKSRRLQKLIEKAIVKLEEAKYEQKRNH; encoded by the coding sequence ATGGCATCTTCAACAAGAAAGGTGATTGATAATATCGTTGAGTTTATTGAAATCAAAACCGAACAGATTAAACTTAGGATAATTGCGCGTATCGCAAGTATGCTCTCTGGAGTAATCGCAATTTCATTCATCGGATTCCTATCTCTTTTCTTTCTCTTCTTTTTGAGCTTTGCAATAGCTGAATTGATAAATATAGGCCTTGAAAGCACTTACTTAGGATATTTAATTATAGCGGGAGGATATCTACTGGTGATCATAGTTGTCTTCTTTTTAGTTAAATCCAGAAGACTTCAAAAGTTGATAGAAAAAGCAATTGTAAAATTAGAAGAGGCAAAATATGAGCAAAAAAGGAACCATTGA
- a CDS encoding AraC family transcriptional regulator yields the protein MEDYNKIIESLEIRYVKAKNINILKPVTIDNNYEVENYLLLVTGGEIKYGKDKETATEGDVIFIPGGRPISMSYGSGSPTVLSKDDFLTNKDQFLKSFGEHSTSNEHYSYVAFDAKAFDSVNFFSSLDIPCFKIEENYKLAGLIKQINDEVKASMPGRDRIVKVLTENMTIELIRYILNNSLFVEKLATNSTYFKDPRLIDIFTFIKENLAEDLSNKILANVANVSEDYVGQYFKMLTGINPQDYIEYQRMEAAVNLLRTSKKSIRDIGKEVGYKDTAYFCRRFKMMFGIPAGKMRRRESLMNV from the coding sequence ATGGAAGACTACAACAAGATCATAGAATCCTTAGAGATTAGATATGTAAAGGCTAAAAATATTAATATTTTGAAGCCTGTTACAATTGATAATAACTATGAAGTAGAGAATTATCTACTATTGGTTACCGGTGGGGAGATTAAATATGGTAAGGATAAAGAAACTGCGACTGAGGGTGATGTAATCTTTATACCGGGCGGTAGGCCGATATCCATGAGCTATGGCTCGGGATCTCCAACAGTGCTTTCCAAAGATGATTTTCTTACGAATAAAGATCAGTTTCTAAAATCATTTGGCGAGCATTCGACTAGTAATGAACACTACAGTTATGTCGCTTTTGATGCCAAGGCATTCGATTCAGTTAATTTTTTCTCATCACTTGATATTCCATGTTTTAAGATTGAGGAAAACTATAAGTTGGCGGGTTTAATCAAACAAATAAATGATGAAGTAAAGGCAAGTATGCCTGGGCGAGACCGTATTGTAAAAGTATTGACTGAGAATATGACTATCGAGCTGATTCGATATATTCTTAACAATAGCTTGTTCGTGGAAAAACTTGCCACGAACAGCACCTATTTTAAAGATCCTCGTCTGATAGATATATTCACATTTATTAAGGAGAATCTAGCCGAGGACTTATCTAATAAGATTTTAGCAAACGTTGCTAATGTCTCTGAAGATTATGTAGGACAGTATTTTAAAATGTTGACCGGAATTAATCCTCAAGATTATATCGAATATCAGCGAATGGAAGCTGCTGTAAACCTTTTACGTACAAGCAAGAAAAGTATCAGAGACATAGGAAAAGAAGTAGGGTATAAGGATACCGCCTATTTCTGTAGAAGATTTAAGATGATGTTTGGTATTCCGGCAGGTAAAATGAGAAGAAGAGAGTCGTTAATGAACGTCTAG
- a CDS encoding acyl-CoA dehydrogenase, translated as MNFNFTEEQLAVRDAARDFAQKELLPGVIERDEKQQFPAEQIKQLGELGFMGMMVNPKYGGSGMDTVSYVLAMEEISKVDASTSVCMSVNNSLVCWGLEKFGTEEQKEKYLKPLASGQKIGAFCLSEPEAGSDATSQRTTAEDKGDHYLLNGTKNWITNGNSASYYIVMAQTDAEKKHKGINAIIVEKGMEGFTVGKKEDKLGIRGSDTHSLMFQDVKVPKANRIGDDGFGFTFAMSVLNGGRIGIASQALGIASGAMELALNYSQERKAFGVEISKHQAIQFKLADMATQIEAARLLCLKAAQKKDAGEDFSQEGAMAKLFASEVAMKQTVEAVQIHGGYGYVKEYHVERLMRDAKITQIYEGTSEIQRIVISRNLLK; from the coding sequence ATGAATTTTAATTTTACTGAGGAACAATTAGCAGTTAGAGACGCAGCAAGAGATTTTGCTCAAAAAGAACTTCTACCGGGAGTGATAGAAAGAGATGAAAAACAACAATTCCCGGCAGAGCAGATAAAACAATTAGGAGAACTTGGCTTCATGGGTATGATGGTTAATCCTAAATATGGAGGGAGTGGAATGGATACAGTTTCCTATGTGCTTGCCATGGAAGAAATATCTAAAGTGGATGCTTCTACTTCTGTTTGCATGTCAGTTAATAATTCGTTGGTGTGTTGGGGGCTTGAAAAATTTGGAACAGAAGAACAGAAAGAAAAATATTTGAAGCCTCTGGCGAGCGGACAGAAAATTGGAGCGTTTTGTTTATCGGAACCAGAAGCAGGATCTGATGCTACTTCACAAAGAACAACGGCTGAAGATAAAGGAGATCATTATCTTTTGAATGGAACAAAAAACTGGATTACAAACGGAAATTCAGCTTCTTACTATATAGTAATGGCTCAGACAGATGCTGAAAAGAAGCATAAAGGAATTAACGCCATTATTGTTGAAAAAGGAATGGAAGGGTTTACGGTAGGCAAAAAGGAAGATAAATTAGGTATTAGGGGAAGTGATACGCATTCACTCATGTTTCAAGATGTAAAAGTTCCTAAAGCTAATAGGATAGGTGATGATGGTTTTGGTTTTACGTTCGCCATGAGTGTTTTGAATGGCGGAAGGATAGGTATTGCTTCTCAAGCATTGGGAATAGCATCTGGAGCGATGGAATTAGCTCTGAACTACTCACAAGAAAGAAAAGCTTTTGGAGTCGAAATTTCAAAGCATCAGGCCATACAGTTTAAGCTTGCTGATATGGCGACACAAATCGAAGCAGCAAGATTACTTTGCTTAAAAGCAGCTCAAAAGAAAGATGCTGGTGAGGACTTCTCTCAGGAAGGAGCTATGGCTAAGCTATTCGCTTCGGAAGTAGCGATGAAACAGACTGTGGAAGCTGTGCAAATACATGGTGGATATGGGTATGTGAAAGAGTATCATGTTGAGCGATTAATGAGAGATGCCAAGATTACTCAGATTTATGAAGGCACCTCTGAAATACAGCGTATTGTTATTTCGAGAAATTTATTAAAATAG
- a CDS encoding zinc metallopeptidase, with amino-acid sequence MILVIIIVFMIASWAVSTRLKNKFKKYSQVTLGSGLSGREIAELMLRDNGIHDVSVTSVQGKLTDHYNPANKTVNLSADVYNGRSAAAAAVAAHECGHAVQHAKAYKWLEFRSAMVPVQNVSARIINIIFMAMFFGAFLLPQVIPFDLAILVIIGCYSVFTLFAFVTLPVEYDASNRALAWIKDRNIVDDREHAMAKDALNAAASTYLVAALGALATLLYYVMIFLGRD; translated from the coding sequence ATGATATTAGTAATAATTATTGTTTTCATGATTGCTAGCTGGGCTGTTAGCACTCGACTGAAAAATAAGTTTAAGAAGTATTCTCAGGTGACATTAGGTTCTGGCTTGTCAGGACGTGAAATAGCTGAGTTAATGTTGAGAGATAATGGAATTCATGACGTAAGCGTTACATCTGTTCAAGGAAAGCTTACGGATCATTATAATCCAGCAAATAAAACGGTGAATCTTAGCGCGGATGTTTATAATGGACGTTCAGCTGCGGCAGCTGCCGTAGCGGCACACGAGTGTGGGCATGCTGTTCAGCACGCTAAAGCTTATAAATGGCTTGAGTTTAGGTCAGCAATGGTCCCAGTTCAAAATGTAAGCGCGAGGATTATCAATATCATCTTTATGGCGATGTTCTTTGGAGCGTTTCTATTGCCTCAGGTCATTCCTTTTGATCTGGCAATACTCGTAATCATAGGCTGCTATAGTGTTTTTACCTTATTTGCTTTCGTAACCTTACCGGTAGAATATGATGCCAGCAATAGAGCACTAGCATGGATAAAAGATCGAAACATTGTGGACGATAGAGAGCATGCAATGGCAAAGGATGCGTTGAATGCGGCAGCATCCACCTATCTGGTAGCAGCTCTTGGAGCTCTTGCAACTCTTCTTTACTATGTGATGATCTTCTTAGGGAGGGATTAA
- a CDS encoding lysylphosphatidylglycerol synthase transmembrane domain-containing protein gives MSKTFISILKVTISVGLASLLLYLVFRNIDWVDFWARAQSVDYSWVIVSIILSIVAYVARAYRWNILLEPLGYNLKTSRTTLAVLIGYLANLALPRLGEITRCGILNRNDKVSMPVAIGSVVAERVVDMLTLLVLIFISLIIESERLMTFLNQAYKDLNIPNYVIGIVLILGLLGMSVLIVFVKRQDRLKGKFAELIKGFINGILSLRKIKRPVGFLVSTMILWLVYFLMSYIIVFSLPETSHLGIGAGFMLLVTGGIAISLPVQSGFGTYHGMIAGMLLLYSIDETTGVFLATLLHTSQIVAIALFGTIAIIISFLIRRASVKKTTN, from the coding sequence ATGTCTAAGACATTTATATCCATTTTAAAAGTCACAATAAGCGTTGGTTTAGCGTCCTTACTATTATACCTCGTATTTAGAAATATTGATTGGGTAGATTTTTGGGCAAGAGCGCAATCCGTAGACTACAGCTGGGTGATTGTTTCTATTATCCTTTCCATTGTGGCATATGTAGCAAGAGCTTACCGATGGAATATTTTGTTAGAGCCCTTAGGGTATAATTTAAAAACCTCCAGAACGACACTTGCTGTTTTGATTGGTTATTTGGCAAATTTGGCACTACCTCGATTGGGAGAAATAACGAGATGCGGTATTTTAAATAGGAATGATAAAGTTTCAATGCCTGTAGCGATTGGGAGCGTGGTTGCTGAGCGTGTGGTTGATATGCTTACGCTTTTAGTATTGATTTTTATCAGTTTAATTATTGAATCGGAAAGACTAATGACTTTTCTAAACCAGGCATACAAAGATTTAAATATTCCAAATTATGTGATTGGAATTGTCCTCATCTTGGGACTTTTAGGTATGTCTGTTTTGATTGTCTTCGTCAAAAGACAAGATCGGTTGAAAGGAAAATTCGCAGAATTGATTAAGGGGTTTATCAATGGGATTCTTTCCCTGAGAAAAATTAAGAGGCCCGTTGGTTTTTTAGTTTCAACTATGATACTGTGGCTTGTATATTTTCTCATGTCTTACATCATCGTTTTTTCTTTGCCTGAAACATCCCACCTTGGCATTGGAGCAGGTTTTATGCTTTTAGTTACTGGAGGTATAGCCATATCTCTTCCAGTACAGAGTGGTTTTGGAACTTATCACGGAATGATTGCAGGAATGCTGCTACTTTATTCAATTGATGAAACTACTGGCGTGTTTCTTGCGACTTTATTACATACATCACAAATAGTAGCGATAGCCTTATTTGGAACAATAGCTATAATAATTTCCTTTTTAATTCGTAGAGCTTCCGTTAAGAAAACGACAAATTGA
- the panD gene encoding aspartate 1-decarboxylase, producing the protein MYIEVLKSKIHRVKITEAELHYVGSITIDENLMEAANLIENEKVQIVNINNGERLETYVIKGARGSGQICLNGPAARKAQVGDIVIIISYCSLDQQEAKNHEPIVIFPDEKNRLVS; encoded by the coding sequence ATGTACATAGAGGTACTTAAATCGAAGATTCATAGAGTAAAAATCACAGAAGCTGAGCTTCATTATGTGGGTTCCATCACAATTGATGAGAACTTGATGGAAGCGGCGAATCTGATTGAGAACGAAAAAGTTCAGATCGTGAACATCAATAACGGTGAACGACTTGAAACATATGTTATCAAAGGAGCAAGAGGATCAGGGCAGATTTGCCTCAATGGACCAGCCGCTAGAAAGGCTCAGGTAGGTGATATTGTTATCATTATTTCGTATTGTTCATTAGATCAGCAGGAAGCAAAGAATCACGAGCCAATTGTCATATTTCCCGATGAAAAGAACCGTCTGGTTTCTTAA
- the panC gene encoding pantoate--beta-alanine ligase, producing the protein MRVLSAKKELSDIVSSYKKESKTIGFVPTMGALHEGHLALVKRSIEENDRTIVSIFVNPLQFNSAKDLAKYPRVLEEDVRLLEGKGVDLVFAPSEKDLYPSKQIVTIDFGDLSEILEGKYRPDHFDGVGVIVSKLLHLTLPSKAYFGLKDLQQFILIRRMCKDLSFACQIVGVDTVRETTGLAMSSRNRQLSDQGLKNATVIYEGLSKMGSGIDSRKDLNELLEATKKMYEEAEGFDLEYLEAIDPSDLSTVSTYRSLNELAICVAGYVEGIRLIDNLYLRLK; encoded by the coding sequence ATGCGCGTACTGAGCGCCAAAAAAGAACTTTCCGATATTGTTTCTTCTTACAAGAAAGAATCCAAAACCATTGGATTTGTGCCTACAATGGGAGCTTTGCATGAAGGTCATCTGGCACTTGTCAAGCGTTCGATCGAAGAAAATGATCGGACCATCGTTAGTATTTTTGTTAATCCACTGCAGTTTAATAGTGCCAAAGATTTAGCAAAATATCCACGAGTTTTAGAAGAGGATGTCCGATTGCTTGAAGGAAAGGGAGTAGATCTGGTTTTCGCACCCAGTGAAAAAGACCTCTATCCATCAAAGCAAATTGTAACGATTGATTTTGGAGATCTTTCTGAGATACTCGAAGGAAAATATCGACCGGATCATTTTGACGGAGTGGGAGTTATAGTAAGTAAACTGCTTCATTTGACACTTCCATCCAAGGCATATTTTGGATTAAAAGATTTGCAGCAATTTATTCTGATAAGAAGAATGTGTAAAGATCTAAGTTTTGCATGTCAAATTGTTGGTGTGGACACAGTAAGGGAAACTACAGGACTTGCAATGTCTTCAAGAAATAGGCAATTATCTGATCAGGGATTAAAAAATGCTACGGTTATTTATGAAGGTCTATCAAAAATGGGAAGTGGAATAGATTCTAGAAAAGACTTAAACGAGCTTTTGGAGGCTACAAAAAAAATGTATGAAGAGGCGGAGGGCTTTGATTTGGAATATCTTGAAGCGATAGACCCGTCAGATTTATCGACGGTAAGCACTTATCGATCATTAAATGAACTTGCAATATGTGTTGCCGGTTATGTAGAAGGGATAAGACTGATTGATAATTTATATTTGCGGCTCAAATAG
- a CDS encoding glycogen/starch synthase produces MENIRILYVASEINPFLKTTEVAEFVRRLPQAMQERGMEIRILVPRFGLINERKNRLHEVVRLSGINIAVGDEEKPLVIKVASIPNAKLQVYFIDNEDYFYRKSVFFDKEDNFFEDNDERAIFFCKGVLETVKKLGWSPDIIHCNDWMTSLIPLYTKTTYKNDPIYKDSKTVFTIYNNRFSHKFGSDLLEKVKMIDIDDQMLDPLKTADYDGFVKLGMQYADAVINAKEENTDSFEKLISDLGDKKTDTIEKDENFEESYYNLYNELIG; encoded by the coding sequence ATGGAAAACATTAGAATCCTCTATGTGGCAAGCGAGATCAATCCATTTCTCAAGACCACAGAAGTAGCGGAATTTGTGAGAAGGCTACCCCAAGCTATGCAAGAAAGGGGTATGGAAATTAGGATTTTAGTTCCAAGATTCGGACTTATAAACGAGCGAAAAAACCGCTTGCATGAAGTCGTAAGGTTATCAGGAATAAATATTGCCGTTGGTGATGAAGAAAAGCCTCTCGTAATTAAGGTGGCTTCTATTCCAAATGCAAAACTTCAAGTTTACTTCATTGATAATGAAGATTACTTCTACAGAAAATCAGTCTTTTTTGATAAAGAAGATAACTTCTTTGAAGACAATGATGAAAGAGCAATATTCTTCTGTAAAGGCGTTCTAGAAACGGTGAAAAAATTGGGATGGTCTCCTGATATTATTCACTGCAATGATTGGATGACAAGTTTGATTCCTCTTTATACAAAGACGACTTACAAGAATGACCCTATTTATAAGGACTCTAAGACTGTTTTCACAATTTATAACAATCGTTTTTCACATAAATTCGGTTCAGACTTGCTTGAAAAGGTAAAAATGATCGATATTGACGATCAAATGCTGGATCCATTAAAAACCGCAGATTATGATGGTTTTGTGAAGCTTGGCATGCAATATGCAGATGCAGTAATCAATGCTAAGGAAGAGAACACAGATAGCTTCGAAAAGCTAATCTCTGACTTAGGAGATAAGAAAACGGATACGATAGAAAAGGATGAAAATTTTGAGGAGTCTTACTACAATTTATACAATGAACTTATTGGCTAA
- a CDS encoding DUF4270 family protein produces MILIPVFLSCETNQDLGINYELESNTNVKFVEFTLPATNIFLDSLRTDGENRILVGTFNDPLTGSVNAEGYFQFLYEGGPFPRKRQTSGEPNPPDTLQLDSIIVTFESNAVIPQSGSSFQEFKLVELQDSLESSAVYLSNLQQIPATEIGTYSSTINTLLDTLYRIKLEDDYANSFFDLIGDITADSTQLVITTIFQSLGVIPGASSESIAALDLASDTSRLIMYSSPADPDAEDTTYLTTFRFTGKNYSYLDRDRTGSSFDGIVENANFDLASNQTLIDPLSGISTAFSITPLEDFFRENGNILINNATLAFEFESENDRDTLVSFINFLRKEDNSIFGPATVTNSFANIVMNDAGYLNLQTAPAIGTLNDSKENILISSTLFYQQLYNQFNKADSLAFLIPTSGEIRSINDLVTISAIDVTLNRTILAEDGIKLRLYYTEVN; encoded by the coding sequence ATGATTTTGATCCCGGTTTTTTTAAGCTGTGAAACAAATCAAGATCTTGGAATAAACTATGAGCTTGAATCAAATACTAATGTCAAATTTGTAGAATTTACTCTGCCGGCTACCAATATTTTTCTTGATAGTCTCAGGACTGACGGTGAAAATAGAATTCTGGTTGGCACCTTTAATGACCCCTTGACCGGCTCTGTAAACGCAGAAGGATATTTTCAATTTTTATACGAAGGAGGGCCTTTTCCAAGAAAAAGACAAACCTCAGGAGAACCAAACCCACCAGACACACTCCAACTAGACTCAATAATAGTCACATTTGAGTCCAACGCTGTAATCCCTCAAAGCGGATCTTCCTTCCAGGAATTTAAATTAGTAGAACTTCAAGACTCTCTTGAAAGCTCAGCAGTTTACCTATCAAACCTACAACAAATACCTGCAACAGAAATTGGAACATACTCCAGTACAATCAATACTTTGCTTGACACATTGTATAGAATTAAATTAGAAGATGATTACGCTAATTCTTTTTTCGACTTAATAGGTGACATTACTGCAGATTCGACACAGTTGGTAATAACAACTATTTTTCAATCTCTTGGAGTAATTCCAGGAGCATCCTCAGAGAGTATTGCAGCTTTGGATTTAGCTAGCGACACCTCACGTTTGATTATGTACTCCTCTCCCGCAGACCCTGATGCTGAAGACACTACATACCTTACAACTTTTAGATTTACAGGTAAAAATTATTCCTACTTAGATAGAGATCGTACAGGTTCAAGTTTTGATGGTATAGTTGAGAATGCGAACTTTGATTTAGCCTCTAACCAAACATTAATTGATCCTCTCTCAGGCATTAGTACTGCTTTTTCCATTACTCCACTTGAAGATTTTTTTAGAGAAAACGGAAATATCCTTATCAACAATGCCACATTGGCTTTTGAATTTGAAAGTGAAAACGATAGAGATACTCTGGTCAGCTTTATAAACTTTCTCAGAAAAGAGGACAATAGCATTTTTGGCCCTGCCACAGTCACCAACTCATTTGCGAACATAGTCATGAACGATGCAGGATATCTGAATCTACAGACTGCCCCCGCGATAGGCACACTAAATGACAGTAAAGAAAATATTCTCATTAGTTCTACCCTTTTCTACCAACAGCTGTATAATCAATTTAATAAAGCCGACAGCTTGGCTTTTCTTATTCCAACATCAGGTGAGATTAGATCAATCAATGACCTTGTTACAATAAGTGCTATAGATGTCACATTAAATAGGACTATCTTGGCAGAAGACGGCATTAAACTCAGGCTGTACTATACAGAGGTGAATTAA